The Kribbella amoyensis genomic sequence TCGCCGCGACCAGGTCGTCGGCGGTGATGCCGCTCTCGCGTTCGATCAGGACGAAGTACGGCAGCGCGCGCGAGTCGACGAACTTCGCCGCCTGGTCCGCGACCAGGGTGGACTCGGCCTGTTTGGGCAGGAAGTTCGCGTTGTCGTTCTCCTGCACCTCGCTCAGCCGGCCGACGGTGGGACCGCCGAGCGCGCCGAGGACGAGCCAGCCGACCAGGACCGCCGCGATCGCCGCGCGCCAGGCCCACCGGCCGGACTTCCGCCGCGGTGCCTTGTGCTCGGCCCTGTGGTGCTGATCGGTTCCCGATCCCTGCTGGTCCACCCGTGGTCCCCTCGTTCGGTCCAGCTTGCGTAGACCCGCACAGTACCCAGCCGGGCGGCTCGCACCGCCGATGCCCCGCCGCCCTACCGGACGGTCAGCTCTCACCGCCCGCCGGGTGGTGTGCGGAGGCCGTTTCGGCGACGTAACAACAGGATGACCACTCGGAAACACCCCGGTCATAGCGTCCTGGCCTAATCAGTGGGGTCGAGGATCGGAGACGAAGCATGACGCTCGAGGCGCGACCGGAGGTCGTCACTCCGCGCGAGCAGGCCGGCGCGGTCGGTACCGTCGACCAGCCCCGCAAGGGTCGCTGGATCGATGTCTGGGACCCGGAGGACACCGCGTTCTGGGCGGAGAAGGGCCGCCGGGTGGCGCAGCGGAACCTGTGGCCGTCCATCTTCGCCGAGTTCCTCGGCTTCTCGGTCTGGCAGCTGTGGAGCATCGTCGTGGTGTCGCTGCCGGCTGCGGGCTTCGCCTACACCACCGACCAGATGTTCTGGCTGGTGGCGCTGCCGAGCCTGGTCGGGGCCACCCTGCGACTGCCGTACACGTTCGCGGTGCCGCGGTTCGGCGGCCGGAACTGGACCATCGTCTCGGCGTTGCTGCTGCTGATCCCGACGATCGGGCTGGCCTTCTTCGTATCCCGGCCGGACACACCGTTCTGGCTGATGGCCCTGGTGGCCGCGACGGCCGGCGTCGGCGGCGGGAACTTCGCCAGCTCGATGACCAACATCTCCTTCTTCTACCCCGAACGGGACAAGGGCTTCGCGCTCGGGCTGAACGCGGCCGGCGGCAACCTGGGCGTCGCCGTGGTCCAGCTGCTGGTGCCGATCGTGATCGTCGCCGGAGCCGGGCTGACCCTGAACCGGGCCGGGCTGATCTGGCTGCCGCTGATCGCGCTGGCGGCGATCCTGGCCTGGCGGGTGATGGACAACCTGTCCGCGGCCACCTCGTCGTTCCGGGCCTCGATCGCGGCGGCGAAGCGGCCGCACACCTGGGTGATCTCGTTCCTGTACATCGGCACGTTCGGCTCGTTCATCGGCTTCTCGGCCGCGTTCCCGCTGTTGATCAAGACCACCTTCCCGGAGATCGCCGGGGTCCAGCTGGCCTTCCTCGGCGCGCTGGTCGGCTCGGTCGCCCGGCCGTTCGGCGGCAAGCTGTCGGACGCGGTCGGCGGCGCCAAGGTGACGGTCTGCGCGTTCGTGGTGATGGGCCTGGGCATCCTGGCCGCGGTCGTCTCGCTGAACGCGGGCAGCTTCCCCGGGTTCCTGGTCAGCTTCCTGTTCCTGTTCGTGGCCAGCGGCGCCGGCAACGGTTCGACGTACCGGATGATCCCGGCGGTGTTCCGGCAGACCACGCGGGACCTGGACGGTGGGACGGACCTGGTCCGGGCCAAGCGGGAAGCGGCAGCGTGCATCGGGATCGCGTCCGCGATCGGTGCGTACGGCGGGTTCCTGGTACCGCGTGGGTTCGCGATGTCGAGCGGGCACTTCGGGTCGCTCGTCCCCGCGCTGTACTGCTTCTGCGCCTTCTACGTGGTCTGCCTGGGTGTCACGTACTTCTGCTACCTGCGCCGTGGTGGCCCGCTGAGTGGGGAACGCGTGTGACGGGAGTCGCCACGCACTGTCCGTACTGCGCGCTGCAGTGCGCCACGTCGCTGCACCCGGCCGCTGAGCCGGGTGCGGTGGTGGTGCGGCCGCGCGAGTTCCCGACCAACCGCGGCGGGCTGTGCCGGAAGGGCTGGACCGCGGCGGAGGTGCTCACCGCGCCGGACCGGTTGACGGCGCCGCTGGTCCGCAACGCGGCCGGTGAGCTGGTCGAGGCGAGCTGGGACGACGCGCTGGACTTCGTGGCCGGGCGGATCCGGCAGCTGCAGACCGAGCACGGCAACGATGCGGTGGCGGTCTTCGGTGGTGGTGGCCTGACGAACGAGAAGGCGTACGCGCTCGGCAAGTTCGCCCGGGTCGCGCTGCGGACGAAGAACGTGGACTACAACGGCCGGTTCTGCATGTCGTCCGCGGCCGCCGCGACGAACCGGGCCTTCGGCATCGATCGCGGGCTGCCGTTCCCCTTGACGGACGTGGCCGGCGGGGCGGCCGTCCTGCTGGTCGGGAGCAACCTGGCCGAGACGATGCCGCCGGCCGTGGCCCACCTGGCGGGAGCCCGGGAGGGGGGTGGCCTGCTGGTGGTGGACCCGCGGCGTACGGCGACCGCACAGCTCACCGAGGACGGTGCGGGGATCCACCTGCAGGCGACCCCGGGGACGGACCTGGCGTTGGTGCTGGCCCTGACGCACGTAGTACTGCAGGAGGGGCTGGCGGATACGGAGTACCTCGCGGCGCGGACCGACGACCCGGACGGGCTGTACCGCTCGACCGCGGCTTGGTGGCCGGAGCGGGCCGAGCGGGTGACCGGCGTACCGGCCGCGGTGATCCGGCAGGCTGCGCGGGTCCTCGCGGCGGCGGCGCCCATCCACGGTGGAGCAGGGGCGTTCATCCTCACGGGACGCGGCGCCGAGCAACACAGCAAGGGCACGGACACCGTGACGGCCTGCATCAACCTGGCCCTGGCCCTCGGACTGCCAGGGCGGGTCGGGAGCGGGTACGGCTGCATCACCGGACAGGGCAACGGACAGGGCGGCCGCGAACACGGGCAGAAGGCGGACCAGCTCCCCGGCTACCGCAGCATCGCCGACCCGGCCGCGCGGCAGCACCTGGGAGCCGTGTGGGGCGTCGACCCCGAGGACCTGCCCGGCCCGGGTCAGAGCGCGGTCGAGCTGATCAACGCACTCGGTACGCCGGACGGCCCGCGCGCGTTGTTCGTCCACGGGAGCAACCTGGTCGTATCCGCTCCCCGGCTCGCCTCGGTCCGCGACCACCTTGCTGCGCTCGACCTGCTCGTGGTGGCCGACGTGGTCCCGTCCGAGACGGCGCTGTTGGCGGACGTGGTGTTCCCGGTGACGCAGTGGGCCGAGGAAGACGGCACGATGACCTCGCTGGAAGGCCGGGTCCTGCGGCGCAAGGCAGCGGTGACTCCGCCGGGCGACGTCCGCAGCGACCTCGCGATCTTCGCCGGCCTGGCCGCGCGACTGGGGTGCGCAGCTTCGTTCCCGACGGACCCGGCCGAGGTGTTCGAGGAGCTGCGGCGCGCGAGCGAGGGCGGGATCGCGGACTACTCGGGCATCACGTACGCCCGGCTCGACGCTGGCGAGGCGCTGTACTGGCCGGTGCCGGCCGAGGACCACGCGGGCACGCCCCGGTTGTTCGCGGACTCGTTCGGTACGCCGGACGGCCGGGCGCGGGTGATCGCCGTGGATCATCGGCCCGTGGCGGACGACCTGACCGGCGGCTCACCGCTGTACCTGGTTACGGGACGGCTGCTCCAGCACTACCAGAGCGGGGCGCAGACCCGACGCGTGGTGGAGTTGGCGGAGGCGGAGCCAGAGGTGTTCGTGGAGCTTCACCCGCGGGTCGCCGCGTCGCTCGGGGTCGTCGACGGCGCCCCGGTGCGGTTGCGGACCGCGCGCGGCTCGATGGTGGCGGCCGCCCGGGTGACCTCGGACGTCCGGCCGGACACGGTGTTCGTGCCGTTCCACTACGGCGGCGCGAGCGCGGTGAACGAGCTCACCAACGACGCGCTCGACCCGATCTCGCGGATGCCGGAGTTCAAGGCCTGCGCCGTCGAGGTCAGTGCCGAGATCGCGGCGAGGGGAGTCCCCGCATGAGCGAGCGCATCGTGATCATCGGCCGCGGCATGGCCGGTACGCGGCTGGCCTCCCTGCTGGACCAGGCGTACGCCGTGACCGTCCTCGGCGACGAGGGCTCGTACCACCGGAACCGGCTGACCGAGTACGTCGCCGGCCGTGCCGCGGAACCCGTTGTGGGCAAGGAAGAACGGGCCACCGCGGTCCACGTCGATCGCGCTCGCCGGGTGGTGACCGACGGCGCGGGCACGGAGCACGCGTACGACCGGCTCGTGTTCGCGACCGGGGCGGTACCGGTGGTGCCCGACGCGGTTCGCGGGGCACACGGCGTACTGACCTTGCGTACGGCAACCGACGCGGCCGCAATCGTCGAGGCGGCCGGGCGAGTACGCCGGGCCGTGGTGCTCGGTGGTGGCGTCCTCGGCCTGGAGACGGCGTGCGCACTCCGGGAACGCGGCGTCGCCGTCACGCTCGTCCATGACGGGGAAACCCTGCTGGACAAGAGCGTCCGGGCCACCGCTGGTCGGCGGATCACACGAGCTGCACGGAAGCTGGGGATCGAGGTCGTCCTCAACGCGGAGGTTCAGGCGGCCGAGTCGCGGGGCGAGCACTTCCGCGCATTGCACCTGAGCGGCGGCCGCGTGGTCTTCGGCGAACTGCTCGTGGCCACTTGCGGCGTCAGACCGCGCACCGAACTCGCCGCAGCCGCAGCACTCCCGCTCGGCGCAGGCGGCGGCGTACTGGTGGACGAGACGTTCACCAGCCCGGCCGACGATCGTGTCCACGCCATCGGCGACTGCGCGGAGCAGGACGGCGTCGTCACCGGCACCGTCGAATCGGCCTGGGCACAAGCGGTCGCGCTCGCTACGCACCTCACCACGGTCCCGGACGCCTCGCGGACCGCGGTACCCGCTGTCGGCGCGCCCGAGGTCGTGCGGCTCACCGCCGGTGGGCTGGACGTCCTCGTACTCGGTGCCGCCGACACGGACGGCGCCGTGGTGCGACTGGAAGACGGCGAGCGGTACGTGCGAGCGGTACTGCGGGACGGCGTGGTCCACGCGGCGGTGGCGATCGGGGCGCCGGAGGTGGCAGCCGAGTTGGTACTGCTGGCCGACCGGCGGACCCCGGTCCTGGCGGATTCGTTGCTGCAGGCACCGGAACCGCCGCGGAAGCCGGCCCCGGTGTGCCGGTGCAACGGAGTGACGAAGGCCGCGATCGAAGCGGCCTGGCAGGCGGGTGCCGACAGTGTGGCCGGCATCGCGGCGACGACCAGGGCGACCACCGGATGCGGCAGTTGCACCGGCGCGGTCGGCTCCCTTCTCGACCGGCTCCGGCGCGGCGAGACCGAACCCCCGACCAGGAGGGCGACGATGGAACAGCTGAACAGGGCCAAGCACCTGGTGATCGTCGGTGGCGGCATGGTGGCGCACCGGCTGGTGGAGGCACTGCGCTCCCGTGACGCCGACGTCGCGTGGCGGATCACCGTCCTCGCCGAGGAGCCGCGGCTCCCGTACGACCGGGTCGCGCTGACCACGTACTTCTCCGGCCGCGACCCGCACGACCTCAGCCTCGGTGAGCCGGAGCTGTGGGACGACCCGGCCGTGACCCTGCGCAAGGGCGTCACGGTCGCCTCGATCGACGTGGACGCGAAGACGGTCCGGACCGTGCGCGACGAGGTGATCGGGTACGACGAGCTGGTGCTCGCGACCGGCTCGAACGCGTTCGTGCCGCCGGTGAAGAACAGCGACGCCACGGGCTGCTTCGTCTACCGCACCATCGACGACGTTGCCGCGCTGCGCACGTACGTCGAACGGCTGCGCGGTGAACGCGACGAGATCAGCGGCGTCGTCGTCGGCGGTGGTCTGCTCGGCCTGGAGGCGGCCGGTGCGCTGCGGGCGCTCGGTGCGGTCACGCAGGTGGTCGAGTTCGCGCCGCGGCTGATGCCGTTGCAGGTGGACGAGGGCGGTGGGAGTGCGCTTGCCCGGCTGATCCGCGGGCTCGACGTCGACGTGCTCACCTCGACCCAGGTGACCCGGGTGAAGACGACGTCCCAGGGGTCCGCGAAGGCGATGGCCGTTGCCGACGGACCCGATCTGCCGGCCGACGTGGTCGTGTTCGCCACCGGGGTCCGGCCGCGGGACGAGCTGGGGCGCGCCGCCGGCCTGGCGGTCGGCGAACGCGGTGGCATCGTGGTCGACGCGGCCTGCCGAGCCTCGGTCCCCGGAGTCTGGGCGATCGGCGAGGTCGCCTGCATCGAGGGCCGGGTCTGGGGGCTGGTCGCGCCCGGGTACGCGATGGCCGAGATCGTCGCGGACCGGCTGCTCGGTGGCGAGGCGACGTTCCCGGGCGCCGATTCGTCCACGAAGCTGAAGCTGCTCGGGGTCGACGTGGCCAGCTTCGGCGACGCGTTCGGCGCGACCGAGGGCGCGCTCGACATCGTGTACGCCGACCCGGTGGCCGGGGTCTACAAGAAGCTGGTGCTCTCCGACGACGCGCGCACGTTGCTCGGCGGCATCCTGGTCGGCGACGCCTCGGCGTACTCCGCGCTGCGGCCGATGGTGGGACGCGAGCTCGGCGGCGACCCCGCGTCGTACCTGCTGCCCGAGGGTGTGCAGCCGGCTCAGTTGGAGCTGCCGGACGACGCTCCCGTCTGCTCCTGCAACAACGTGTCGGCCGGCGCGATCCGGTGCGCGGTCCGCGACGACGGGTGCGGTGACCTCAAGTCCTTGTGTGGCAAGACGAAGGCCGGTACCAGCTGCGGTTCCTGCTTGCCGATCGTGAAGAACCTGCTGAACTCCGAACTGGCCGCGGCCGGTGTCGAGGTCAGCAAGGCGTTGTGCGAGCACTTCGCGCTGTCCCGGGCGCAACTGTTCGACGTGGTCCGGGTGACCGAGCTGCGCACCTTCAGCGAGATCGTCGAACGACACGGGACCGGCCGCGGCTGCGACATCTGCAAGCCCGTGGTCGCGTCGATCCTGGCCAGCCTCGACCCGGGCGTCCACGTGCTCGAAGGCGAGCGGGCCACCCTGCAGGACACCAACGACCACGTGATGGCCAACCTGCAGAAGGACGGCACGTACTCGGTCGTCCCGCGGATCCCCGGCGGCGAGGTGACCCCCGAGGGGCTGATCGTGATCGGCCAGGTCGCGCGCGACTTCGGGCTGTACACGAAGATCACCGGTGGCCAGCGGATCGACCTGTTCGGCGCCCGGATCGAGCAGCTGCCGGCGATCTGGTCCCGGCTGGTCGACGCCGGGTTCGAGAGCGGGCACGCGTACGGCAAGTCGCTGCGCACGGTGAAGTCGTGTGTCGGGTCCACCTGGTGCCGGTACGGGGTGCAGGACTCGGTCGGGATGGCGATCGCGCTGGAGCTGCGGTACCGCGGGCTGCGGTCGCCGCACAAGCTCAAGCTCGGCGTCTCCGGCTGCGCCCGCGAGTGCGCCGAGGCCCGCGGCAAGGACGTGGGCGTGATCGCCACCGAGAAGGGCTGGAACCTGTACGTCGGCGGCAACGGCGGCATGACCCCGCGGCACGCGCAGTTGCTGGCCTCGGACCTGACCGACGAGCAGTTGCTGCAGGCGATCGACCGGTTCCTCCTGTACTACGTCCGGACCGGGGACCGGCTGCAGCGGACCGCGGTCTGGCTGAACGAGATCGAGGGCGGCCTGGACCACGTCCGCGCGGTCGTGCTCGAGGACAGCCTGGGGATCGCGGCCGACCTCGACGCCGCGATGGCGGCGCACATCGGCTCGTACGAGGACGAGTGGCAGGCGACCCTGCGGGACCCGGAGAAACTGGCCCGGTTCGTGTCGTTCGTGAACGCGCCGGACCAGCCCGACGCCGACCTGCGCTACGTGGTCGAACGCAACCAGCCGCGCCCGGCGACCCCGGCCGAACGCGGTCAGCTCGAGCCGGTGCTGCTGGCCGGCCCCCGATTGGAGGTCCGTGGATGAGTGTCCCGACAGTGACGACGGCAACCCCGGTCTGCGCGTACGAGGTGCTGCTGCCCGAGCGCGGTGTGGCCGCGTTGCTCGGGGACCGGCAGATCGCGCTGTTCCGTACCTACGACGGCACGGTATACGCCCTGGGCAACCAGGACCCGTTCAGTGGGGCGAACGTGCTGTCCCGTGGCATCGTGGGCAGCCGGGGCGACGTCCCGACGGTGGCGTCGCCGATGTTCAAGCAGGTCTTCGATCTGCGCACCGGGGCGTGCCTGGACGACCCGGACGTCCGGGTCCCGGCGTACCCGGTGCAGATCGTCGACGGTCAGGTCCTGGTGAGCCTCGGTGACGACTAGGCCCGGCCCGCTCAGCGGCTGCACGATCGCCGTCACCGCCCACCGGCGCGCGGACGACCTGATCGCGTCGTTCGAGCGGCGCGGGGCGAAGGTGGTGCACGCGCCGACACTGCAGATCGTGCCCGCGCCGGACGACCATGCGCTGATCGAGGCGACCCGGCGGGTGATCGCGAACCCGCCGGACGACGTCGTGGTCACCACCGCGGTCGGCTTCCGCGGCTGGATCGAGGCGGCCGACACCGCGGGTCTGGCGGCAGACCTGCTCAGCACGCTGGAGCAGGCCAGGTTGCTGGCGCGGGGTCCGAAGGCGCGCGGCGCGATCCGCGCGGCCGGGCTGGTGGAGCACTGGTCGGCCCGCTCGGAGACGACGGCCGAGGTCGTGGACTGGTTGCGCGACCAGGGCGTCGGCGGGCGGAAGATCGTCGTCCAGTTGCACGGCCTGTCGGACCCCGCGCTGCAGGAAGCGCTGCGCTCCGCCGGTGCGTCGGTCCGCGGGCTGGAGGTGTACCGCTGGGGTCCGGCGCCCGATCCGGCCGCGGTGGACAAGATGATCGGTCAGCTCTGCACGGGTGCCGTGGACGCGGTCGTCCACACGTCCGCGCCCGGTGCTCAGGCGTTGCTGGACGCGGCCGCACTGAACGGGCAGTACGACGCGCTGGTGACGGCACTGCGGACAGGGCGGGTGCTGAACGCGTGTGTGGGTCCGGTGACCGCCGCGCCCTTCGTCGCGTTGGGGCTGGAGCCGTTGGTACCGGACCGGTTCCGGCTGGGTGCGTTGATCCGGAGCGTGACCGACCGGCTCACGGACGACAACGCGCGCTCGATCGAGACGACGTTCGGTCAACTGGTGATCCGTGGTGGTGCCGCGGTCCTGGACGGTGTGGTGCTGCCGCTGGGACCTGGGCCCCGAGCGGTACTGGCTGCTCTGGTGGCGGCCGGTGGTGATGTGGTGTCACGTCCGGATCTGCTGGCAGTGCTGCCGGGAGCCGAGGACGTCCATGCGGTGGAGGTGACTGTGAACCGTCTGCGGACCGCGGTCGGCAAACCCGAGCTGGTCCGTACCGTCGTCCGCCGCGGCTACCGCCTGGCCGTCGAACCCGCGGGGGTACCGACGTGATCGAGCCCAGCGTTGTCGACCCACATCGGCCGGAGCGGGTTGTCGACCTGGTCGCGGCCGCGCACGGGACCGCGGATCCTCGGGGACTCCGCGAGGTGCACGCGCTGGTCCGCGAGATGGCCCGGTTGCGGCCGGACGTACCGATTTCGCTCGGTTTCGTCGACGTGGTCGAGCCGGCGCTGCCGTCCCTCGTCTCCCGTGTTGTGGCCGACAGCAACGAGGCGGTGGTCGTGCCACTGTTGCTCAGCAGCGGGTACCACGTCGCCGTCGACGTCGCGGGGGAGGCCGAGCGACGACCCGGCCAGGTCCACGCTGCCGGTGCGCTTGGACCCGACCCGGTCCTCGCCGAGGTGCTGGCCGATCGGCTGATCGAGGCGGTCGGCTCGTTCCGGCGGATCGACCGGGTCGTCCTGGCCGCGGCCGGATCCTCGGACCGGCGGGCCCTCCTGGACTGCTCGGCCGTCGCCGCGTCCTTGGCCGAGCTGGTCGACCGCCCGGTGGAGATCGGGTGCGTCTCCGGTGCGGGCGAGCGTCTCCCGTCGGTCCTTGCCCGGACACCAGGACGCGTCGCGGTCGCGACGTACCTGCTGGCGCCCGGGTTCTTCGCGGACCTGGTCCGGCGGCGGGCGGGTGACGTCCCGGTGAGTGCCCCACTCGGTGCCGATCCGCGGATCGCGGCGCTCGCCGTCCGGCGGTACGAACAGGCGGTCAGCCGATCGGTGCCGGCGTCAACGGTCTGAGCTCGCGGGCTGGAAAGTACCCACGCAGGCCTTGTTGCCGTCCGGGTCCGCGATGATCGTGGTCCACGGCGCCCGGCCGGCATCGACGATCACGGCCCCGGCGGCGACTGCGGCG encodes the following:
- a CDS encoding MFS transporter; translation: MTLEARPEVVTPREQAGAVGTVDQPRKGRWIDVWDPEDTAFWAEKGRRVAQRNLWPSIFAEFLGFSVWQLWSIVVVSLPAAGFAYTTDQMFWLVALPSLVGATLRLPYTFAVPRFGGRNWTIVSALLLLIPTIGLAFFVSRPDTPFWLMALVAATAGVGGGNFASSMTNISFFYPERDKGFALGLNAAGGNLGVAVVQLLVPIVIVAGAGLTLNRAGLIWLPLIALAAILAWRVMDNLSAATSSFRASIAAAKRPHTWVISFLYIGTFGSFIGFSAAFPLLIKTTFPEIAGVQLAFLGALVGSVARPFGGKLSDAVGGAKVTVCAFVVMGLGILAAVVSLNAGSFPGFLVSFLFLFVASGAGNGSTYRMIPAVFRQTTRDLDGGTDLVRAKREAAACIGIASAIGAYGGFLVPRGFAMSSGHFGSLVPALYCFCAFYVVCLGVTYFCYLRRGGPLSGERV
- the nirD gene encoding nitrite reductase small subunit NirD → MSVPTVTTATPVCAYEVLLPERGVAALLGDRQIALFRTYDGTVYALGNQDPFSGANVLSRGIVGSRGDVPTVASPMFKQVFDLRTGACLDDPDVRVPAYPVQIVDGQVLVSLGDD
- the nirB gene encoding nitrite reductase large subunit NirB; amino-acid sequence: MSERIVIIGRGMAGTRLASLLDQAYAVTVLGDEGSYHRNRLTEYVAGRAAEPVVGKEERATAVHVDRARRVVTDGAGTEHAYDRLVFATGAVPVVPDAVRGAHGVLTLRTATDAAAIVEAAGRVRRAVVLGGGVLGLETACALRERGVAVTLVHDGETLLDKSVRATAGRRITRAARKLGIEVVLNAEVQAAESRGEHFRALHLSGGRVVFGELLVATCGVRPRTELAAAAALPLGAGGGVLVDETFTSPADDRVHAIGDCAEQDGVVTGTVESAWAQAVALATHLTTVPDASRTAVPAVGAPEVVRLTAGGLDVLVLGAADTDGAVVRLEDGERYVRAVLRDGVVHAAVAIGAPEVAAELVLLADRRTPVLADSLLQAPEPPRKPAPVCRCNGVTKAAIEAAWQAGADSVAGIAATTRATTGCGSCTGAVGSLLDRLRRGETEPPTRRATMEQLNRAKHLVIVGGGMVAHRLVEALRSRDADVAWRITVLAEEPRLPYDRVALTTYFSGRDPHDLSLGEPELWDDPAVTLRKGVTVASIDVDAKTVRTVRDEVIGYDELVLATGSNAFVPPVKNSDATGCFVYRTIDDVAALRTYVERLRGERDEISGVVVGGGLLGLEAAGALRALGAVTQVVEFAPRLMPLQVDEGGGSALARLIRGLDVDVLTSTQVTRVKTTSQGSAKAMAVADGPDLPADVVVFATGVRPRDELGRAAGLAVGERGGIVVDAACRASVPGVWAIGEVACIEGRVWGLVAPGYAMAEIVADRLLGGEATFPGADSSTKLKLLGVDVASFGDAFGATEGALDIVYADPVAGVYKKLVLSDDARTLLGGILVGDASAYSALRPMVGRELGGDPASYLLPEGVQPAQLELPDDAPVCSCNNVSAGAIRCAVRDDGCGDLKSLCGKTKAGTSCGSCLPIVKNLLNSELAAAGVEVSKALCEHFALSRAQLFDVVRVTELRTFSEIVERHGTGRGCDICKPVVASILASLDPGVHVLEGERATLQDTNDHVMANLQKDGTYSVVPRIPGGEVTPEGLIVIGQVARDFGLYTKITGGQRIDLFGARIEQLPAIWSRLVDAGFESGHAYGKSLRTVKSCVGSTWCRYGVQDSVGMAIALELRYRGLRSPHKLKLGVSGCARECAEARGKDVGVIATEKGWNLYVGGNGGMTPRHAQLLASDLTDEQLLQAIDRFLLYYVRTGDRLQRTAVWLNEIEGGLDHVRAVVLEDSLGIAADLDAAMAAHIGSYEDEWQATLRDPEKLARFVSFVNAPDQPDADLRYVVERNQPRPATPAERGQLEPVLLAGPRLEVRG
- a CDS encoding sirohydrochlorin chelatase, encoding MIEPSVVDPHRPERVVDLVAAAHGTADPRGLREVHALVREMARLRPDVPISLGFVDVVEPALPSLVSRVVADSNEAVVVPLLLSSGYHVAVDVAGEAERRPGQVHAAGALGPDPVLAEVLADRLIEAVGSFRRIDRVVLAAAGSSDRRALLDCSAVAASLAELVDRPVEIGCVSGAGERLPSVLARTPGRVAVATYLLAPGFFADLVRRRAGDVPVSAPLGADPRIAALAVRRYEQAVSRSVPASTV
- a CDS encoding molybdopterin oxidoreductase family protein, translated to MTGVATHCPYCALQCATSLHPAAEPGAVVVRPREFPTNRGGLCRKGWTAAEVLTAPDRLTAPLVRNAAGELVEASWDDALDFVAGRIRQLQTEHGNDAVAVFGGGGLTNEKAYALGKFARVALRTKNVDYNGRFCMSSAAAATNRAFGIDRGLPFPLTDVAGGAAVLLVGSNLAETMPPAVAHLAGAREGGGLLVVDPRRTATAQLTEDGAGIHLQATPGTDLALVLALTHVVLQEGLADTEYLAARTDDPDGLYRSTAAWWPERAERVTGVPAAVIRQAARVLAAAAPIHGGAGAFILTGRGAEQHSKGTDTVTACINLALALGLPGRVGSGYGCITGQGNGQGGREHGQKADQLPGYRSIADPAARQHLGAVWGVDPEDLPGPGQSAVELINALGTPDGPRALFVHGSNLVVSAPRLASVRDHLAALDLLVVADVVPSETALLADVVFPVTQWAEEDGTMTSLEGRVLRRKAAVTPPGDVRSDLAIFAGLAARLGCAASFPTDPAEVFEELRRASEGGIADYSGITYARLDAGEALYWPVPAEDHAGTPRLFADSFGTPDGRARVIAVDHRPVADDLTGGSPLYLVTGRLLQHYQSGAQTRRVVELAEAEPEVFVELHPRVAASLGVVDGAPVRLRTARGSMVAAARVTSDVRPDTVFVPFHYGGASAVNELTNDALDPISRMPEFKACAVEVSAEIAARGVPA
- a CDS encoding uroporphyrinogen-III synthase; this encodes MTTRPGPLSGCTIAVTAHRRADDLIASFERRGAKVVHAPTLQIVPAPDDHALIEATRRVIANPPDDVVVTTAVGFRGWIEAADTAGLAADLLSTLEQARLLARGPKARGAIRAAGLVEHWSARSETTAEVVDWLRDQGVGGRKIVVQLHGLSDPALQEALRSAGASVRGLEVYRWGPAPDPAAVDKMIGQLCTGAVDAVVHTSAPGAQALLDAAALNGQYDALVTALRTGRVLNACVGPVTAAPFVALGLEPLVPDRFRLGALIRSVTDRLTDDNARSIETTFGQLVIRGGAAVLDGVVLPLGPGPRAVLAALVAAGGDVVSRPDLLAVLPGAEDVHAVEVTVNRLRTAVGKPELVRTVVRRGYRLAVEPAGVPT